Proteins found in one Candidatus Bathyarchaeota archaeon genomic segment:
- a CDS encoding HD domain-containing protein translates to MRGVLMVEEIDDLIELISDERLRTIVRLLLQEPRIEFEGKRLSLGEAPAGSRVHHSYSGGLLEHTIAVVKLAKTLSDIVEQVYDCRVNRDLVLAGALIHDTMKRYVYVPDEKGGFSPSPLGERIDHLTLLIAEMYRLGCPLDLIHVVASHHGDASPISPRTIEALIVSIADYADSEMNRKVQRAAEYILENAGEILKPRSSKEAFRILKTKAEEGIEGVRRLLHGEA, encoded by the coding sequence TTGCGCGGTGTCTTGATGGTAGAAGAGATCGACGACCTCATAGAGCTGATATCAGATGAAAGGCTCAGGACCATAGTTAGACTCCTCCTTCAGGAGCCAAGAATAGAATTCGAGGGAAAGAGACTCAGCCTAGGAGAAGCCCCAGCGGGCTCAAGAGTTCACCACTCATACAGTGGTGGGCTGCTGGAGCATACCATCGCCGTCGTAAAGTTGGCCAAGACCCTGAGCGACATCGTTGAGCAGGTCTACGATTGCAGGGTCAATAGGGATCTAGTTCTAGCAGGAGCCCTTATACATGACACCATGAAGAGATATGTATATGTTCCAGACGAGAAGGGAGGATTCTCTCCATCCCCCCTAGGTGAGCGAATAGACCATCTAACCCTCCTCATCGCAGAGATGTATAGGTTAGGATGTCCCCTAGACCTAATTCACGTGGTTGCATCCCACCACGGCGACGCCAGCCCCATCAGCCCGAGGACCATAGAGGCCCTCATAGTCAGTATTGCAGACTACGCAGACTCGGAGATGAACAGGAAGGTTCAGAGAGCAGCGGAGTACATCCTAGAAAATGCTGGAGAGATCCTCAAGCCCAGATCCTCAAAAGAGGCTTTCAGGATCCTGAAGACTAAGGCTGAGGAGGGCATCGAAGGGGTCCGCAGGCTTCTACACGGAGAAGCCTAA
- a CDS encoding acylphosphatase, which yields MKGERMRRKMIIMGGKVHDVGYRPLLLGIAESLEVERFSAENLYVDGAEAVEVLVEDYEDKVKAFLEVAVRRRPERAVVERIYVEDYEGTVMRTESYYRYLTATQLAKIAEYGGRMIEKQDETIREVKDLRGEFKDYRQEFEDYRQEFKDYRQEFEDYRQEFKDYRQEFEDYRQEFRGFAGETNKNFKTLEGRYGEISAKLTQVLETLQKESLETRRELTRAVDTLSDLVRKFLGKQD from the coding sequence ATGAAAGGAGAAAGGATGAGGAGGAAGATGATCATAATGGGAGGTAAGGTGCATGATGTCGGTTATCGTCCTCTCCTGCTCGGGATTGCGGAGTCCTTGGAGGTGGAGAGATTCTCCGCGGAGAACTTATACGTAGATGGGGCGGAGGCTGTCGAGGTTCTAGTTGAGGACTATGAGGATAAGGTCAAGGCCTTCCTAGAGGTGGCGGTGAGGAGAAGACCTGAGAGGGCCGTCGTCGAGAGGATATACGTTGAGGATTATGAGGGCACAGTTATGAGAACCGAATCCTACTACCGCTATCTAACCGCGACACAGCTAGCTAAGATCGCGGAGTACGGGGGAAGGATGATCGAGAAACAAGACGAGACGATAAGGGAGGTGAAGGACCTCAGAGGAGAGTTTAAGGACTATAGGCAAGAGTTCGAAGATTACAGGCAGGAGTTTAAGGACTATAGGCAAGAGTTCGAAGATTACAGGCAGGAGTTTAAGGACTATAGGCAAGAGTTCGAAGATTACAGGCAGGAGTTTAGAGGCTTCGCTGGAGAGACTAACAAGAACTTCAAGACCTTGGAGGGGAGGTATGGGGAGATATCAGCTAAGCTGACCCAGGTCCTCGAGACGCTGCAGAAGGAGTCCTTGGAGACTAGGCGAGAACTCACTAGGGCCGTGGACACCCTATCGGATCTCGTGAGAAAGTTTCTGGGAAAACAGGATTAA
- the cofE gene encoding coenzyme F420-0:L-glutamate ligase: protein MVMVCLSIFNRLHYEVFRFRNCFKLVLVVFCGDYLTVKIELIGLSSIPEVRAGDDVGRLIYEALQREGVGIRDGDIIVITHKIVSKANGLIIDLSSVTPSERAVEIGKMTGKDPRFVEVILREAKRILYVRPPFIITETHFGHVCLNAGVDRSNVAGSEEICALLPRDPDEEAKKIRNRLIELCGFRKIAVVISDTYSRPHRYAQIDMAIGISGLNPVVNYRGRTDAYGYRLRFKMQAVGDEFAAAAELVIGQTIERTPVVIIRGYNWELDEGSSAKQMSLIKLGYKCIFEGVSIVPEKPGISKRSDLDDWGIT from the coding sequence TTGGTTATGGTCTGCCTCAGCATCTTTAATAGACTTCATTATGAGGTTTTTAGGTTTAGAAATTGTTTTAAGCTGGTTCTTGTAGTTTTTTGCGGTGATTATTTGACTGTCAAGATCGAGCTTATTGGTTTGAGTAGTATTCCAGAGGTGAGGGCTGGTGATGATGTTGGAAGGCTCATTTATGAGGCTCTTCAGAGAGAGGGTGTTGGAATTAGAGATGGCGATATTATTGTGATCACTCATAAGATTGTTAGTAAGGCTAATGGTCTCATCATAGATCTAAGTTCGGTTACGCCTAGCGAGCGGGCGGTAGAGATAGGGAAGATGACCGGTAAGGATCCAAGATTTGTTGAGGTCATTTTGCGTGAGGCTAAGAGGATATTGTATGTCAGGCCACCATTCATCATCACAGAGACTCATTTCGGCCATGTCTGCCTGAATGCAGGTGTGGATAGGTCTAACGTTGCTGGAAGCGAGGAGATTTGTGCTCTTCTTCCGAGAGATCCAGATGAGGAGGCTAAGAAAATCAGGAATAGACTCATTGAGCTATGTGGTTTCAGGAAGATTGCTGTCGTTATTAGTGACACATATAGTAGACCCCATAGGTATGCTCAGATAGATATGGCCATAGGAATATCGGGGTTGAATCCTGTTGTGAACTATAGGGGTAGGACTGATGCTTATGGTTATAGATTGAGATTCAAGATGCAGGCGGTGGGTGACGAATTTGCAGCTGCAGCTGAATTGGTCATCGGACAGACCATCGAGCGTACACCGGTGGTTATAATTAGGGGCTATAATTGGGAGCTTGATGAGGGGTCCTCGGCAAAACAGATGAGCCTGATAAAGCTGGGATATAAATGCATATTTGAAGGAGTGTCGATCGTTCCCGAGAAGCCAGGAATCTCCAAAAGATCAGATCTAGATGATTGGGGAATAACGTGA
- a CDS encoding archease, with the protein MSKFRYPEDGPPADLTVEAYGSTMDEAFANAALAAFNAMTPLEAIKPKEVRSFEVSSEDLEGLLFDFLNELLYIHDVELLVFSEIEVQMDLEAFRLMAVCRGERFDPERHRSGVVVKAVTYHEMRIKREEQGWIVRVVFDI; encoded by the coding sequence ATGAGTAAGTTCAGATATCCCGAGGATGGACCTCCGGCTGATCTAACTGTAGAGGCCTATGGCTCCACAATGGATGAGGCTTTCGCTAACGCCGCCCTGGCAGCCTTCAACGCTATGACACCCCTCGAGGCTATAAAACCCAAGGAGGTGCGGAGCTTCGAGGTTTCCAGCGAGGATTTAGAGGGCCTCCTCTTCGACTTTTTGAACGAACTCCTCTACATCCACGATGTGGAGCTCCTCGTCTTCTCCGAAATCGAGGTTCAAATGGACTTGGAGGCCTTTAGGCTCATGGCTGTCTGTCGAGGGGAGAGGTTCGACCCAGAGAGGCATAGATCCGGCGTCGTCGTTAAGGCTGTGACCTACCACGAAATGAGGATAAAGAGGGAAGAACAAGGCTGGATAGTAAGAGTGGTCTTCGACATCTGA
- a CDS encoding CBS domain-containing protein yields MSGILLVRDVMTRGVKTIRPEDTVLEAVSKMNKFHIGSVVVTNNGRPIGIITERDILVKVVEPRVDPASVRVKDVMSKPVITIEPNAAVEEAARIMAKAKIKKLPVIEGGKLLGIVTTTDIVRANPTQVGILEELLRVR; encoded by the coding sequence ATGAGCGGAATTCTCCTTGTTAGGGATGTAATGACCAGAGGGGTTAAGACCATCCGCCCCGAGGATACGGTCCTCGAGGCTGTCTCGAAGATGAATAAGTTCCATATAGGCTCCGTCGTGGTCACGAATAATGGGAGGCCCATAGGGATCATAACGGAGAGGGACATCTTGGTGAAGGTGGTTGAGCCCCGCGTGGACCCAGCATCTGTAAGGGTTAAGGATGTTATGTCGAAACCTGTCATAACAATAGAGCCCAACGCAGCGGTAGAGGAGGCGGCGAGGATCATGGCCAAAGCTAAGATAAAGAAGCTTCCAGTCATCGAGGGAGGCAAGCTTTTGGGCATAGTCACAACTACCGACATAGTAAGGGCCAATCCAACCCAGGTGGGGATCCTTGAAGAGCTCCTTAGAGTGAGGTGA
- a CDS encoding nitroreductase family protein, which translates to MEFLELVRKRRSIRKYKPDPVPQEDLEYVLEAARLAPSWGNRQCWRFIVVKDTLKKRAISQRDWVAEAPAIIVGCADPNLSGARFGQQYYMLDMGIAMEHIMLAAAEKGLGTCWIGGQFDEETVKRVLGVPQEIRVVAMTPIGYPAEEPTPRGRKELREIVNYDKW; encoded by the coding sequence ATGGAGTTCCTAGAGCTGGTCAGGAAGAGGAGGAGCATAAGGAAGTACAAGCCAGATCCGGTACCCCAAGAGGATCTAGAATATGTTCTAGAGGCCGCGAGGCTGGCGCCCAGCTGGGGGAACAGGCAGTGCTGGAGATTCATCGTCGTGAAGGATACGTTGAAGAAGAGGGCGATATCCCAGAGGGACTGGGTGGCGGAGGCTCCCGCCATAATTGTGGGATGTGCAGACCCCAACCTCTCAGGGGCGAGATTCGGACAGCAGTACTACATGCTGGATATGGGCATAGCCATGGAGCACATCATGCTCGCCGCCGCCGAGAAAGGATTAGGAACCTGTTGGATCGGGGGGCAGTTCGACGAGGAAACCGTGAAGAGGGTTCTAGGAGTGCCACAGGAGATAAGGGTGGTCGCCATGACCCCAATAGGATACCCGGCTGAGGAGCCCACGCCGAGAGGAAGGAAAGAACTTAGGGAGATAGTCAACTACGATAAATGGTGA
- a CDS encoding nucleotidyltransferase domain-containing protein, giving the protein MEEGFEIVYDEGRWSLFKLLREEARAMMEALSSMGVEALAYGSIARGDVSASSDIDIFIPNPPNPSILEFALERFGFKVLKREIIQATPSYAAKGYITVGERRSYSFPLVEMKPVELEFYGFAGSVGIYQLSKGVRVLGVDKRLMLITPTARGHVESSIIGREGAVAKLLGISLEAVKDRVRTLKRRERVGRTGVFVKRTLKPDESFGEVFDELSRRRPALRRRLRAL; this is encoded by the coding sequence ATGGAGGAGGGGTTTGAGATAGTATATGATGAGGGGAGGTGGAGCCTCTTCAAACTCCTGAGAGAGGAGGCTAGAGCCATGATGGAGGCTCTCTCCTCGATGGGCGTAGAGGCATTAGCCTATGGGAGCATCGCCAGGGGTGATGTCTCAGCAAGCAGCGACATAGACATATTCATCCCCAACCCCCCCAACCCCTCCATCCTAGAGTTCGCCCTTGAGAGGTTTGGGTTCAAGGTGTTGAAGAGGGAGATCATCCAGGCAACCCCATCCTATGCAGCAAAGGGGTACATAACCGTCGGTGAGAGGAGGAGCTACTCCTTCCCCCTCGTGGAGATGAAACCGGTCGAGCTCGAGTTCTACGGATTCGCAGGCTCGGTAGGTATATACCAGCTGAGTAAAGGGGTTAGGGTCTTAGGGGTGGACAAGCGCCTTATGCTAATTACACCTACGGCCAGAGGCCACGTGGAGTCCTCCATCATAGGTAGAGAGGGGGCCGTGGCCAAGTTGCTGGGAATAAGCCTCGAGGCTGTGAAGGACAGGGTGAGAACCTTGAAGAGGCGGGAAAGAGTGGGGAGAACCGGCGTCTTCGTAAAGAGGACCCTCAAACCTGATGAGAGCTTCGGAGAGGTATTCGATGAACTTTCTAGGAGGAGGCCAGCTCTAAGAAGGAGATTAAGGGCCCTCTAG
- a CDS encoding site-2 protease family protein: MTLGWIVFYISAYLLKLDRFGFEVHPLYAFYKSTRLNSFIENLGRLCPGLWRVLGNIGVAASVGQIIFMSYLLFINLYRFFYLPERASPVMPLIPGVTIRTESLPWFLAAAGVVILLHELSHGVQCVVEEVPIRSSAILVAVVTFGGAVEPDEEKLEKAATSSKMRIFAAGSMVNLATGIFLIMFFILLGGVLPEPVYIFLQWVYFLSINIALVNMLPIHPLDGGRIFKAFISKWQRGGKIIERVTMYSFIILMASNLILSLIRFGFIPI; the protein is encoded by the coding sequence ATGACCCTAGGGTGGATAGTATTCTACATCTCGGCATATCTCCTGAAGCTGGATAGATTCGGCTTCGAGGTCCATCCGCTCTACGCCTTTTACAAGTCAACAAGGCTGAACTCCTTCATAGAGAATCTGGGTCGGCTATGCCCTGGGCTTTGGAGGGTTCTGGGGAATATAGGTGTGGCTGCCTCTGTGGGCCAGATAATCTTCATGTCTTATCTCCTCTTCATCAACCTCTACAGGTTCTTCTACCTCCCCGAGAGGGCCTCTCCGGTTATGCCCCTTATCCCCGGCGTCACCATAAGGACGGAGAGCCTTCCATGGTTCCTCGCCGCCGCAGGGGTCGTAATTCTCCTTCACGAATTATCCCACGGTGTCCAGTGCGTGGTAGAGGAGGTACCTATAAGATCATCGGCCATACTTGTAGCTGTTGTAACTTTCGGAGGCGCAGTTGAACCCGATGAGGAGAAGCTTGAGAAGGCCGCGACATCCTCTAAGATGAGGATCTTCGCAGCGGGCTCCATGGTCAACCTAGCCACAGGCATATTCCTGATAATGTTCTTCATCCTGTTAGGAGGCGTACTCCCTGAGCCGGTCTACATCTTCCTCCAATGGGTCTACTTCCTTTCCATAAACATAGCCCTCGTGAATATGCTGCCAATTCATCCACTGGATGGGGGGAGGATCTTCAAGGCCTTCATATCCAAATGGCAGAGAGGAGGGAAAATAATTGAAAGGGTCACCATGTATAGCTTCATCATCCTAATGGCATCTAACCTAATCCTCAGCCTCATCAGGTTTGGATTCATCCCCATATAG
- a CDS encoding MFS transporter, with protein sequence MDDEGEGNGGRAALLAVALSSFLTPFAASSFNLALPSMGRDLMLDATFLGWLALSYLLASAVFLVPFGKMADIVGRKRVFIYGTFTFTASSLLLAVSMSPPTLLLLRILQGIGSAMLFGTGPAILVSTSPMGRRGKLLGLNVASVYLGLSLGPFLGGVLTQRLGWRSTFLANVAIGLSVIVFTLKKMGGEWRGTAGERFDALGSLLYGLALILLIYGLSSTPSSQSLLFMAGGGLSTLLFLNWELRVNDPILEVRLFIKNRVFALSSLAALLNYGATSAVAFLMSLYLQYPRGFDPQTSGLILLSQPLMQALLSPLAGTLSDRVEARIVASTGMALTALILFLLTFLDEATPVQLVILDLLILGMGFALFSSPNMNAVMSSVDRGLYGVASAILGTMRLLGQMLSMSIATMAINYSMGGAAIDPSTFPLLIRGIKTSFSAFSILCLIGALASMVRGRTR encoded by the coding sequence ATGGATGATGAAGGTGAAGGCAATGGTGGGAGGGCGGCTCTACTCGCCGTCGCCCTATCCTCTTTTCTAACTCCATTCGCGGCCTCTTCTTTTAACTTGGCTCTCCCCTCCATGGGGAGGGACTTGATGCTTGATGCAACCTTCCTAGGATGGCTAGCCCTCTCATATCTCTTGGCCTCCGCGGTATTTCTTGTCCCCTTTGGTAAGATGGCCGACATTGTTGGTAGGAAGCGGGTCTTCATATATGGAACCTTTACCTTCACTGCCTCCTCTCTGCTGCTGGCCGTCTCGATGTCACCTCCTACTCTCCTCCTCCTGAGGATCCTACAGGGGATTGGAAGCGCGATGCTCTTCGGAACAGGACCAGCCATACTCGTCTCCACATCGCCCATGGGGAGGAGGGGGAAGCTGCTAGGGCTGAATGTGGCCTCGGTCTACCTAGGCCTCTCCCTAGGCCCCTTCCTCGGAGGGGTCCTAACCCAGAGGCTGGGCTGGAGGAGCACCTTCCTCGCTAATGTCGCGATAGGTCTCTCCGTAATAGTCTTCACCCTGAAAAAGATGGGCGGGGAGTGGAGGGGGACTGCGGGGGAGAGGTTCGACGCCTTGGGATCCCTGCTATACGGACTAGCCCTTATCCTGCTCATATATGGGCTCTCATCCACCCCATCATCCCAGAGCCTACTCTTCATGGCCGGAGGAGGCCTATCGACCCTGCTCTTCCTGAACTGGGAGCTGAGGGTTAATGATCCGATCTTAGAGGTTAGGCTGTTCATCAAAAACCGGGTGTTCGCCCTTTCAAGCCTCGCGGCCCTTCTCAACTATGGAGCCACCTCTGCCGTGGCCTTCCTAATGAGCCTATATCTCCAGTATCCAAGGGGCTTTGACCCCCAGACCTCTGGTTTGATCCTCCTCTCCCAGCCCTTGATGCAGGCCCTCCTCTCCCCACTGGCTGGCACCCTCTCAGATAGAGTTGAGGCTAGGATAGTCGCCTCGACCGGGATGGCCCTCACGGCCCTGATCCTCTTCCTCCTCACCTTCCTCGATGAGGCGACACCTGTGCAGCTGGTGATCCTTGACCTACTAATTCTAGGGATGGGCTTCGCCCTCTTCTCCTCCCCGAACATGAATGCGGTGATGAGCAGCGTCGATAGGGGCCTCTACGGAGTCGCCTCGGCCATCCTAGGAACGATGAGGCTTCTAGGTCAGATGCTCAGCATGAGCATAGCCACCATGGCCATCAACTACTCCATGGGCGGAGCCGCGATCGATCCCTCTACATTCCCCCTCCTAATCCGAGGGATTAAGACCTCCTTCTCCGCCTTCTCCATCCTCTGCCTCATTGGAGCCCTCGCCTCCATGGTGAGGGGGAGAACAAGATGA
- the albA gene encoding DNA-binding protein Alba: MEGKNVIYVGQKPVMSYCLAVLTALRGGNNEVSLLARGRAISKAVDVAEVVRNQFMKDLKVKNISIGTETLETEGGSSKNISNIEIVLAKG, translated from the coding sequence ATGGAAGGCAAGAACGTTATCTATGTGGGGCAGAAGCCGGTGATGAGCTACTGCCTCGCCGTCTTAACCGCCCTTAGGGGCGGGAACAACGAGGTCTCCCTCCTCGCAAGGGGTCGGGCCATAAGCAAGGCCGTCGACGTAGCCGAGGTTGTGAGGAACCAGTTCATGAAGGACCTGAAGGTGAAGAACATAAGCATAGGTACGGAGACCCTGGAGACGGAGGGGGGCTCCTCAAAGAACATCAGCAACATAGAGATAGTCCTAGCTAAAGGCTGA
- a CDS encoding zinc-ribbon domain-containing protein — protein sequence MPYCPKCGGEVAEGDRFCPHCGERLERGGEEGVAPPSPGALEHLSFAFNLASRKPMVFAPAILGGVISMVISGLVSFTVGLYPWGFTPGLGYPPTPRLASIIIFAGLASIVGAIISYILFFASLDMSRDAYLDRPLDLGKSVGYVLRRLGTIVVASIVGAILMVTIILIPVALIMFVILVFDETGIGDSISKAFGVLRRELGDIIILLIIAIAGSFILGLIPMIGSLLSSAFNVIISIAFIDLYSYYKKAI from the coding sequence ATGCCATATTGCCCTAAGTGTGGTGGGGAGGTCGCCGAGGGGGATAGGTTCTGCCCTCACTGCGGGGAGAGGCTTGAGAGGGGGGGAGAGGAAGGCGTAGCTCCTCCGAGCCCCGGGGCCCTGGAGCACCTATCCTTCGCCTTCAACCTGGCTTCGAGAAAACCCATGGTCTTCGCACCCGCAATCCTGGGAGGCGTCATATCGATGGTCATCTCAGGCCTGGTATCCTTCACCGTCGGCCTCTACCCATGGGGGTTCACCCCCGGCCTCGGCTACCCCCCGACGCCTAGGCTGGCTTCGATCATCATATTCGCGGGCCTGGCATCCATAGTAGGGGCTATAATATCCTATATCCTCTTCTTCGCCTCCCTGGACATGTCAAGGGATGCCTATCTGGATAGGCCTCTTGACCTTGGGAAGAGTGTGGGGTATGTCCTTCGTAGGTTGGGCACTATAGTCGTCGCCTCCATAGTGGGGGCCATCCTAATGGTGACCATCATACTGATCCCGGTGGCACTAATCATGTTCGTGATCCTAGTCTTCGACGAGACTGGGATTGGAGACTCAATCTCAAAGGCCTTCGGCGTCCTAAGAAGAGAGCTCGGCGACATCATCATACTCCTTATAATAGCCATCGCGGGCTCATTCATATTGGGGCTCATCCCGATGATAGGAAGCCTCCTCTCCTCCGCCTTCAACGTCATAATCTCCATAGCTTTCATAGACCTTTACTCCTACTACAAGAAGGCTATCTGA